A portion of the Burkholderia pseudomultivorans genome contains these proteins:
- a CDS encoding alcohol dehydrogenase yields MFSYDVIEHGKPLQVKLRETPVPKGREVLIRITHAGLCHSDIHLWEGYFDMGGGKKAMLSERGLRPPLTLGHEPLGTIVACGEDVTESAVGQKKLVFPWIGCGTCRACEIGRANLCVKPRNIGIATPGAFASHLLVPDEKYLVDVDGLDDAFAATLACSGLTSYAAVARLPQPHAGDWVAVIGCGGVGMSAISILRARGVENVIACDVDEDKLAAARELGATKTLRSNHDEAGAELLASTEGRLAGAIDFVGMPGTFALANTALCKGGMYVIVGLHGGELSIPMPPIAQRSLAIVGSFVGTLADLKETVRLAKSGQLLPPPLRTRRANEINDAFDDLSNGRVRGRTVLDFSGLEETAA; encoded by the coding sequence ATGTTCAGCTACGACGTCATCGAACATGGCAAGCCGTTGCAGGTGAAACTGCGCGAGACGCCGGTGCCGAAGGGCCGGGAGGTCCTGATCAGGATCACCCACGCCGGACTGTGCCACTCGGATATTCACCTGTGGGAAGGCTACTTCGATATGGGCGGCGGCAAGAAGGCGATGTTGAGCGAACGCGGCTTGCGGCCGCCGCTGACGCTTGGCCACGAGCCGCTCGGGACGATCGTCGCATGCGGTGAAGACGTGACCGAGTCCGCAGTCGGCCAGAAGAAGCTGGTGTTTCCGTGGATCGGCTGCGGAACGTGCCGCGCATGTGAAATCGGCCGGGCAAACCTCTGCGTGAAGCCGCGCAACATCGGCATCGCGACGCCGGGCGCGTTTGCGTCGCATCTGCTGGTTCCCGACGAGAAATATCTGGTCGATGTCGACGGGCTGGACGACGCGTTTGCGGCAACGCTGGCCTGCTCGGGGCTGACGTCGTATGCGGCCGTGGCCAGGCTGCCGCAGCCCCATGCGGGCGACTGGGTGGCGGTGATCGGCTGCGGGGGCGTGGGGATGTCCGCGATCTCGATCCTGCGTGCGCGTGGAGTCGAGAACGTGATCGCCTGCGATGTCGACGAAGACAAGCTTGCCGCCGCGCGGGAACTCGGTGCCACCAAGACGCTGCGTTCGAATCACGACGAGGCAGGCGCGGAACTGCTCGCATCGACCGAAGGGCGACTGGCCGGCGCGATCGATTTCGTCGGCATGCCCGGCACCTTCGCGCTGGCGAACACCGCGCTGTGCAAGGGCGGCATGTACGTGATCGTCGGATTGCATGGCGGCGAACTGTCCATCCCCATGCCGCCGATCGCGCAGCGATCGCTGGCCATTGTCGGCTCGTTCGTCGGCACGCTCGCGGACCTGAAGGAGACGGTTCGGCTCGCGAAAAGCGGCCAGTTGCTTCCGCCGCCGCTGCG